A single Streptomyces sp. 2114.4 DNA region contains:
- a CDS encoding aspartate aminotransferase family protein: MTGFDLTELLAARGGERYDLHVRHLNHQLPRMLHTIGFDKVYERAEGAYFWDADGQDYLDMLAGFGVMGLGRHHPVVRKALHDVLDAQLADLTRFDCQPLPGLLAEKLLTCAPHLDRVFFGNSGTEAVETALKFARYATGRPRILYCTHAFHGLTTGSLSVNGEDGFRDGFAPLLPDTAIEMGDLDALARELKRGDVAGFVVEPIQGKGVHPAPPGFLRAAQELLHRHKALLIADEVQTGLGRTGDFFAYQHEDGVEPDLVCVAKALSGGYVPVGATLGKDWIFKKVYSSMDRVLVHSASFGANAQAMAAGLAVLSVMEDEQIVAGARRTGELLRTRLAALVDTYELLHDVRGRGLMIGIEFGRPTSLGLRSRWTMLQAARKGLFAQMVVVPLLQRHRILTQVSGDHLEVIKLIPPLIIGEREVDRFVEAFTAVMDDAHSGGGLMWDFGRTLVKAHLGRRE; encoded by the coding sequence GTGACCGGATTCGATCTCACCGAACTGCTCGCCGCACGCGGCGGCGAGCGCTACGACCTGCATGTGCGCCACCTCAACCACCAGCTCCCGCGCATGCTGCACACCATCGGCTTCGACAAGGTCTACGAGCGGGCCGAAGGCGCCTACTTCTGGGACGCCGACGGCCAGGACTACCTGGACATGCTCGCCGGATTCGGGGTGATGGGCCTCGGCCGGCACCACCCCGTCGTCCGCAAGGCGCTGCACGACGTCCTGGACGCCCAGCTCGCCGATCTCACGCGCTTCGACTGCCAGCCGCTGCCCGGCCTGCTCGCCGAGAAACTGCTGACCTGCGCGCCCCACCTGGACCGGGTCTTCTTCGGCAACAGCGGCACCGAAGCCGTCGAGACCGCCCTGAAGTTCGCCCGCTACGCCACCGGCAGACCCCGCATCCTCTACTGCACCCATGCCTTCCACGGCCTGACCACCGGCTCCCTCTCCGTCAACGGCGAGGACGGCTTCCGGGACGGCTTCGCCCCGCTGCTGCCGGACACCGCCATCGAGATGGGGGATCTGGACGCACTGGCGCGGGAGCTGAAGCGCGGCGATGTGGCGGGGTTCGTGGTCGAACCGATCCAGGGCAAGGGCGTCCACCCGGCCCCGCCCGGATTCCTGCGCGCCGCACAGGAGCTGCTGCACCGGCACAAGGCCCTGCTGATCGCCGACGAGGTGCAGACCGGCCTCGGCCGCACCGGCGACTTCTTCGCCTACCAGCACGAGGACGGCGTCGAGCCGGATCTGGTGTGTGTGGCCAAGGCGCTGTCCGGCGGCTACGTCCCCGTGGGGGCGACCCTCGGCAAGGACTGGATCTTCAAGAAGGTCTACTCGTCCATGGACCGGGTGCTGGTGCACTCCGCCAGCTTCGGCGCCAATGCCCAGGCGATGGCGGCCGGTCTGGCGGTGCTCTCGGTGATGGAGGACGAGCAGATCGTCGCGGGCGCCCGGCGCACCGGCGAGCTGCTGCGCACCCGCCTCGCCGCGCTGGTCGACACATACGAGCTGCTGCACGACGTACGGGGCCGCGGCCTGATGATCGGCATCGAGTTCGGCCGCCCCACCTCGCTCGGCCTGCGCAGCCGCTGGACGATGCTGCAGGCGGCCCGCAAGGGGCTGTTCGCGCAGATGGTCGTCGTGCCGCTGCTGCAGCGCCACCGCATCCTGACCCAGGTCTCCGGCGACCACCTCGAAGTCATCAAGCTGATCCCGCCGCTGATCATCGGCGAACGCGAAGTCGACCGCTTCGTCGAGGCGTTCACGGCCGTCATGGACGATGCCCACTCAGGCGGCGGCCTGATGTGGGACTTCGGCCGGACGCTGGTCAAGGCGCACCTCGGTCGCCGCGAGTAG
- the dxs gene encoding 1-deoxy-D-xylulose-5-phosphate synthase — MTMLEKIRQPHHLKALPAERLDGLAEEIRHFLVHAVARTGGHLGPNLGVVELTIALHRVFDSPADRILWDTGHQAYVHKLLTGRQDFSKLRAKGGLSGYPSRAESAHDVIENSHASTVLGWADGLAKARQVRGGTDHVVAVIGDGALTGGMAWEALNNIAAAKDRPLVIVVNDNERSYAPTIGGLANHLATLRTTDGYEKFLAWGKDVLQRTPVVGAPLYGSLHGAKKGFKDAFAPQGLFEDLGLKYLGPIDGHDIAAVESALRRAKGFHGPVLVHCLTEKGRGCRPALEDEADHFHTVGAMDPLTCAPVTPAARPSWTSVFGDEMVRIGAERADVVALTAAMLQPVGLGKFAAAYPDRVWDVGIAEQHAVVSAAGLATGGLHPVVAVYATFLNRAFDQVLMDVALHRCGVTFVLDRAGVTGTDGASHNGMWDMSILQVVPGLRIAAPRDADQLRAQLREALDVADAPTVVRFPKEPVDDPVPAVDRIGGVDVLHRAPHPDVLLVAVGALAPACLRVAELLTARGVDTTVIDPRWVKPVDDAVPRLAADHAMVVVVEDNCRTGGVGWAVGQALRDAGVDVPLRTFGIPEQFLAHAKRGELLADLGLTPAEIAGRISAALARKESHA, encoded by the coding sequence ATGACGATGCTGGAGAAGATCCGGCAGCCACACCACCTCAAGGCGCTCCCCGCCGAGCGCCTTGACGGACTCGCCGAGGAGATCCGGCACTTCCTCGTGCACGCCGTCGCCCGTACCGGCGGCCACCTGGGGCCCAACCTGGGCGTGGTCGAGCTGACCATCGCCCTGCACCGGGTCTTCGACTCACCCGCCGACCGCATCCTGTGGGACACCGGCCACCAGGCCTACGTACACAAACTCCTGACCGGTCGACAGGACTTCTCCAAGCTGCGGGCCAAGGGCGGCCTGTCCGGCTATCCCTCGCGCGCCGAGTCCGCGCACGACGTCATCGAGAACAGCCATGCCTCGACGGTGCTGGGCTGGGCCGACGGCCTGGCCAAGGCACGGCAGGTGCGGGGCGGCACCGACCATGTGGTGGCCGTCATCGGGGATGGCGCGCTCACCGGCGGGATGGCCTGGGAAGCCCTCAACAACATCGCCGCCGCCAAGGACCGCCCGCTCGTCATCGTCGTCAACGACAACGAGCGCTCCTACGCCCCGACCATCGGCGGCCTCGCCAACCATCTCGCCACCCTGCGCACCACCGACGGCTACGAGAAATTCCTGGCCTGGGGCAAGGACGTGCTCCAGCGCACCCCGGTCGTCGGAGCTCCGCTCTACGGCTCCCTGCACGGCGCCAAGAAGGGCTTCAAGGACGCCTTCGCGCCCCAGGGCCTGTTCGAGGACCTGGGGCTGAAGTACCTCGGACCGATCGACGGCCATGACATCGCGGCCGTCGAATCGGCGCTGCGCCGCGCGAAGGGCTTCCACGGCCCGGTCCTGGTGCACTGCCTCACCGAGAAGGGCCGCGGCTGCCGGCCCGCCCTGGAGGACGAGGCCGACCACTTCCACACGGTCGGTGCGATGGACCCCCTGACCTGCGCACCCGTCACCCCGGCGGCCCGGCCGTCCTGGACCTCCGTCTTCGGCGACGAGATGGTCCGTATCGGCGCCGAACGTGCCGACGTCGTCGCCCTCACCGCGGCGATGCTGCAGCCGGTCGGGCTCGGGAAGTTCGCCGCGGCCTACCCCGACCGGGTGTGGGACGTGGGCATCGCCGAACAGCATGCGGTGGTGTCGGCGGCGGGGCTGGCCACCGGCGGTCTGCACCCCGTCGTCGCGGTCTACGCCACCTTCCTCAACCGGGCCTTCGACCAGGTGCTGATGGATGTGGCGCTGCACCGGTGCGGCGTCACCTTCGTGCTGGACCGGGCCGGTGTCACCGGCACCGACGGCGCCTCCCACAACGGCATGTGGGACATGTCGATCCTGCAGGTCGTCCCCGGCCTGCGGATCGCCGCACCGCGCGACGCCGACCAGCTCCGCGCCCAGCTGCGCGAAGCGCTGGACGTGGCCGACGCACCGACCGTCGTCCGCTTCCCCAAGGAACCGGTGGACGATCCGGTCCCGGCCGTGGACCGGATCGGCGGTGTCGATGTCCTCCACCGGGCGCCGCATCCCGACGTCCTGCTGGTCGCGGTCGGCGCGCTGGCTCCGGCCTGTCTGCGGGTCGCCGAACTGCTCACGGCACGCGGCGTCGATACGACCGTCATCGATCCACGGTGGGTCAAACCGGTCGACGACGCCGTCCCCCGGCTCGCCGCGGACCACGCCATGGTGGTGGTCGTCGAGGACAACTGCCGGACCGGAGGCGTGGGCTGGGCGGTCGGCCAGGCGCTGCGGGACGCCGGTGTGGACGTGCCGCTGCGGACCTTCGGCATCCCCGAGCAGTTCTTGGCACACGCCAAGCGCGGTGAGCTGCTGGCCGACCTCGGCCTCACCCCGGCCGAGATCGCCGGCCGGATCAGCGCCGCGCTGGCCCGTAAGGAGAGCCACGCGTGA
- the hpnH gene encoding adenosyl-hopene transferase HpnH, with amino-acid sequence MAMPLRQSIRVGTYLFEQKMIRRREKFPLIVELEPLFACNLKCEGCGKIQHPAGVLKQRMPVAQAVGAVLESGAPMVSIAGGEPLMHPQIDEIVRQLVAKRKYVFLCTNAMLLRKKMENFTPSPYFAFAVHIDGMRERHDESVAKEGVFDEAVAAIKEAKRCGFRVTTNSTFFNTDTPQTIIEVLNFLNDDLQVDEMMLSPAYAYEKAPDQEHFLGVEQTRELFKKAFAGGNRRRWRLNHSPLFLDFLEGKADFPCTAWAIPNYSLFGWQRPCYLMSDGYVPTYRELIEETDWDKYGRGKDPRCANCMAHCGYEPTAVLATMGSLKESLRAAKETVAGNRG; translated from the coding sequence ATGGCCATGCCGCTCCGTCAGTCCATCCGGGTCGGGACCTATCTTTTTGAACAGAAGATGATCCGCCGGCGGGAGAAGTTCCCGCTCATTGTCGAGCTGGAACCGCTCTTCGCGTGCAATCTGAAATGCGAGGGCTGTGGGAAGATCCAGCATCCGGCGGGCGTGCTCAAACAGCGTATGCCGGTGGCGCAGGCGGTCGGTGCGGTGCTGGAGTCCGGCGCCCCGATGGTCTCCATTGCCGGTGGCGAGCCGTTGATGCACCCGCAGATCGACGAGATCGTGCGGCAGTTGGTGGCCAAACGGAAGTATGTCTTCCTGTGCACCAACGCGATGTTGCTGCGCAAGAAGATGGAGAACTTCACCCCCTCGCCGTATTTCGCCTTCGCCGTGCACATCGACGGCATGCGCGAGCGGCACGATGAATCCGTCGCGAAGGAAGGCGTGTTCGACGAGGCGGTGGCAGCGATCAAGGAGGCCAAGCGGTGCGGTTTCCGGGTCACCACCAACTCCACCTTCTTCAACACCGACACCCCGCAGACCATCATCGAGGTCCTCAATTTCCTCAATGACGACCTGCAGGTCGACGAAATGATGCTGTCGCCCGCCTACGCCTACGAGAAGGCCCCCGACCAGGAGCACTTCCTCGGTGTGGAGCAGACCCGTGAGCTGTTCAAGAAGGCCTTCGCCGGCGGCAACCGGCGCCGCTGGCGGCTCAACCACAGCCCGCTCTTCCTGGACTTCCTGGAGGGCAAGGCGGACTTCCCGTGCACGGCGTGGGCGATCCCCAACTACTCGCTCTTCGGCTGGCAGCGCCCCTGTTACCTCATGAGCGACGGGTACGTCCCCACCTACCGGGAGCTCATCGAGGAGACCGACTGGGACAAGTACGGCCGCGGCAAGGACCCGCGCTGCGCCAACTGCATGGCGCACTGCGGCTACGAGCCGACCGCCGTCCTCGCCACCATGGGGTCGCTGAAGGAATCCCTCCGGGCGGCCAAGGAGACCGTCGCGGGCAACCGCGGGTGA
- the shc gene encoding squalene--hopene cyclase, whose translation MTATTDGSTGALPPRAPSASDATAETTATATPTRTAAAQDTAEAARRATARATEYLLSVQDPAGWWKGDLETNVTMDAEDLLLRQFLGIQDPEITEAAARHIRGRQHADGTWATFHGGPGELSTTVEAYVALRLAGDDPDAPHLAKASAWVREQGGVAAARVFTRIWLALFGWWKWDDLPQLPPELIYFPSWFPLNIYDFGCWARQTIVPLTIVSAKRPVRPAPFGLDELHTDPRRPNPPRPLAPATTWDGLFQRLDKALHLYHKVALRKLRGAAMRSAARWIIERQENDGCWGGIQPPAVYSVIALHLLGYDLDHPVLRAGLASLDRFAVWREDGPAGPTRMIEACQSPVWDTCLATIALADAGLPADHPQLVKAVDWMLAEQIRRPGDWSVKRPQLPSGGWAFEFENDNYPDIDDTAEVVLALRRVEHPDPQRVAAAVDRAVRWNFGMQSKGGGWGAFDVDNTSPFPNRLPFCDFGEVIDPPSADVTAHVVEMLADVGHTHDPRTRRGIAWLLAEQEPSGAWFGRWGTNYLYGTGSALPALAAAGIPASHPAVRRAVRWLEQVQNEDGGWGEDQRSYQDKEKWAGRGASTASQTAWALMALLAAGERDSEAVRRGVRWLTATQREDGSWDEPYFTGTGFPWDFSINYHLYRQVFPLTALGRYLGGGPAAAPVRA comes from the coding sequence ATGACAGCGACGACCGACGGAAGCACCGGGGCGCTGCCGCCCCGGGCCCCCTCGGCCAGCGATGCCACCGCTGAGACAACCGCAACAGCCACGCCCACGCGCACCGCCGCGGCGCAGGACACGGCGGAAGCCGCCCGGCGCGCGACCGCCCGCGCCACGGAGTATCTGCTCTCCGTGCAGGACCCCGCCGGATGGTGGAAGGGCGACCTCGAGACCAACGTCACGATGGACGCCGAAGACCTGCTGCTCCGTCAGTTCCTGGGTATCCAGGACCCGGAGATCACCGAGGCCGCGGCCCGCCACATCCGCGGCCGGCAGCACGCGGACGGCACCTGGGCCACCTTCCACGGCGGGCCCGGTGAACTCTCCACCACCGTCGAGGCCTATGTCGCCCTGCGCCTCGCCGGGGACGACCCCGACGCCCCGCACCTGGCCAAGGCCTCCGCATGGGTCCGCGAACAGGGCGGAGTCGCCGCGGCCCGGGTCTTCACCCGCATCTGGCTGGCGCTCTTCGGCTGGTGGAAATGGGACGACCTGCCCCAACTCCCGCCGGAGCTGATCTACTTCCCCTCGTGGTTCCCGCTCAACATCTATGACTTCGGATGCTGGGCGCGGCAGACCATCGTGCCGCTGACGATCGTCTCGGCGAAGCGCCCGGTGCGCCCGGCGCCGTTCGGCCTCGACGAGCTGCACACCGATCCGCGCCGGCCCAACCCGCCGCGGCCGCTCGCCCCCGCCACCACGTGGGACGGGCTCTTCCAGCGCCTGGACAAGGCGCTGCACCTCTACCACAAGGTCGCCCTGCGCAAGCTGCGCGGCGCCGCGATGCGCTCCGCCGCCCGCTGGATCATCGAGCGGCAGGAGAACGACGGCTGCTGGGGCGGCATCCAGCCCCCCGCCGTCTACTCCGTCATCGCCCTGCACCTCCTCGGCTACGACCTCGACCACCCGGTGCTGCGCGCCGGCCTGGCCTCCCTCGACCGTTTCGCCGTCTGGCGCGAGGACGGTCCCGCCGGCCCCACCCGGATGATCGAGGCCTGCCAGTCCCCGGTCTGGGACACCTGCCTGGCCACCATCGCGCTCGCCGACGCCGGACTGCCCGCCGACCATCCGCAGCTGGTCAAGGCCGTCGACTGGATGCTCGCCGAGCAGATCCGCCGGCCCGGTGACTGGAGCGTGAAGCGGCCCCAACTCCCCTCCGGCGGCTGGGCTTTCGAGTTCGAGAACGACAACTACCCGGACATCGACGACACCGCCGAGGTGGTGCTCGCGCTGCGCCGGGTCGAGCACCCCGATCCGCAGCGGGTCGCCGCCGCGGTGGACCGCGCGGTGCGCTGGAACTTCGGGATGCAGTCCAAGGGCGGGGGCTGGGGCGCCTTCGACGTCGACAACACCAGCCCGTTCCCCAACCGGCTGCCGTTCTGCGACTTCGGGGAGGTCATCGACCCGCCGTCGGCCGATGTCACCGCCCATGTCGTCGAGATGCTGGCCGATGTCGGCCACACCCACGACCCGCGCACCCGCCGCGGCATCGCCTGGCTGCTGGCCGAACAGGAGCCCAGCGGCGCCTGGTTCGGCCGCTGGGGCACCAACTACCTCTACGGCACGGGCTCGGCGCTCCCCGCGCTCGCCGCGGCCGGAATCCCCGCCTCGCACCCCGCGGTGCGCAGGGCGGTGCGCTGGCTGGAGCAGGTGCAGAACGAGGACGGCGGCTGGGGCGAGGACCAGCGCTCCTACCAGGACAAGGAGAAGTGGGCCGGACGCGGCGCCTCGACCGCCTCACAGACCGCCTGGGCGCTGATGGCGCTGCTCGCGGCCGGGGAGCGGGACAGCGAGGCGGTACGGCGCGGAGTGCGCTGGCTGACCGCGACCCAGCGCGAGGACGGGTCCTGGGACGAGCCGTACTTCACCGGCACGGGCTTCCCCTGGGACTTCTCCATCAACTATCACCTCTACCGCCAGGTCTTCCCGCTGACCGCCCTGGGCCGCTACCTGGGCGGGGGACCGGCCGCCGCACCGGTGAGGGCCTGA
- a CDS encoding polyprenyl synthetase family protein produces MNPASPAIDTESVTALLERGRTLATPVLRAAVDRLAPPMDTVAAYHFGWIDAEGRPTTGDSGKAVRPALALLSAEAAGAAPETGIPGAVAVELVHNFSLLHDDLMDGDEQRRHRDTVWKVHGPAQAILVGDALFALANEILLELGTVDAGRATRRLTQASRKLIDGQAQDISYEHRERVTVEECLEMEGNKTGALLACAVSIGAVLGGADDRTADTLERYGYHLGLAFQAVDDLLGIWGDPDATGKRPWSDLRQRKKSLPVVAALAAEGPAAERLARILADDAKKSETEIADFTEEEFASRAALIEEAGGREWTSQEARRQHATAIAALNEIEMPEKVRAQLVALADFVVVRER; encoded by the coding sequence GTGAACCCGGCTTCCCCAGCTATCGACACCGAGAGCGTCACCGCGCTGCTGGAGCGCGGGCGGACACTCGCCACTCCCGTGCTGCGTGCCGCCGTGGACCGGCTCGCTCCTCCCATGGACACCGTCGCCGCCTACCACTTCGGATGGATCGACGCCGAGGGCCGCCCCACCACGGGCGACAGCGGCAAGGCCGTACGGCCCGCGCTCGCCCTGCTGTCGGCCGAGGCCGCCGGCGCGGCCCCCGAGACCGGCATCCCCGGCGCGGTCGCCGTCGAGCTGGTGCACAACTTCTCGCTGCTGCACGACGACCTCATGGACGGCGACGAGCAGCGCAGGCACCGCGACACCGTCTGGAAGGTACACGGGCCCGCACAGGCCATCCTCGTCGGTGACGCGCTGTTCGCCCTCGCCAACGAAATACTGCTGGAGCTCGGCACGGTCGACGCCGGCCGGGCCACCCGCCGGCTCACCCAGGCCTCCCGCAAACTGATCGACGGTCAGGCCCAGGACATTTCCTACGAGCACCGCGAGCGGGTCACCGTCGAGGAGTGCCTGGAGATGGAGGGCAACAAGACCGGCGCGCTGCTGGCCTGCGCCGTCTCCATCGGTGCGGTCCTCGGTGGTGCCGACGACCGCACCGCGGACACCCTCGAGCGGTACGGCTACCACCTCGGCCTCGCCTTCCAGGCCGTCGACGATCTGCTCGGCATCTGGGGCGACCCGGACGCCACCGGCAAGCGGCCCTGGAGCGACCTGCGCCAGCGCAAGAAGTCGCTGCCGGTCGTCGCCGCGCTGGCCGCCGAGGGCCCGGCCGCCGAGCGTCTCGCCCGCATCCTCGCCGACGACGCGAAGAAGAGCGAGACCGAGATCGCCGACTTCACCGAGGAGGAGTTCGCCTCCCGCGCGGCCCTCATCGAGGAGGCCGGCGGCCGCGAGTGGACCTCCCAGGAGGCGCGCCGCCAGCACGCCACCGCCATTGCCGCCCTGAACGAGATCGAGATGCCGGAAAAGGTCCGTGCACAGCTCGTCGCACTCGCGGACTTCGTCGTTGTCCGGGAGAGATGA
- a CDS encoding RNA polymerase sigma factor: protein MNENFPAARPTADLPLDFEAFFQREQKSFLALACFKLRDRRDAEDAVLEAGRRMYAKWERILAHVNPTAMAYRILHGVIGDFYRSQIRDARVQAFAEPPDRPDSSYLKELGDHEPLDLALDELESRAPLQANSVRLYYLAGLSYGQIAERLGTTPGSAKVSVSIGLQRLKEIMTKRSGRDE, encoded by the coding sequence GTGAACGAGAACTTCCCGGCGGCCCGGCCCACCGCCGACCTCCCGCTGGACTTCGAAGCCTTCTTCCAGCGCGAGCAGAAATCGTTTCTCGCCCTCGCGTGCTTCAAGCTCCGGGACCGGCGCGACGCGGAGGACGCCGTCCTCGAAGCCGGCCGCCGCATGTACGCGAAGTGGGAGCGGATCCTGGCCCATGTGAATCCGACGGCGATGGCCTACCGGATCCTCCATGGCGTGATCGGCGACTTCTACCGCAGCCAGATCCGCGACGCGCGCGTCCAGGCCTTCGCCGAGCCTCCGGACAGGCCGGACAGCTCGTACCTCAAGGAACTGGGTGACCACGAACCGCTCGACCTCGCGCTGGACGAGCTGGAGTCCCGGGCTCCTCTCCAGGCCAATTCCGTGCGCCTCTACTACCTGGCGGGACTGTCGTACGGGCAGATCGCCGAACGGCTGGGGACCACTCCCGGCTCGGCGAAGGTCAGCGTGAGCATCGGTCTGCAACGCCTCAAAGAGATCATGACGAAACGTTCCGGAAGGGACGAGTGA
- a CDS encoding 1-hydroxy-2-methyl-2-butenyl 4-diphosphate reductase, which produces MPRPPADAGPPLLVACALGIERFALRGGFRGGAAPGGGPELVTLRTGMGPQAAERALVRALRAGAVTEGSPVVASGFCAGLAPGMRPGDVVVAEATRDHHADAPETLCHDNGPLLRALRQRGLTVHTGLLRGSDHVVRGAERAALHAAGAVAVDMESAVTLRVARRAGIRPVAAVRVVVDAPEHELVRIGTVRGGISAFRVLRSVLPVFFEWHRSLLLPWR; this is translated from the coding sequence ATGCCCCGCCCCCCGGCGGACGCGGGCCCGCCCCTGCTGGTCGCCTGTGCGCTCGGCATCGAGCGGTTCGCGCTGCGCGGCGGTTTCCGCGGGGGAGCGGCGCCAGGGGGCGGGCCGGAGCTGGTCACGCTCCGTACCGGCATGGGTCCCCAGGCGGCCGAACGCGCCCTCGTCCGTGCGCTGCGTGCGGGCGCGGTCACCGAGGGTTCTCCCGTCGTGGCCAGCGGTTTCTGCGCCGGCCTCGCTCCCGGGATGCGCCCCGGGGACGTGGTCGTCGCCGAGGCCACCCGCGATCACCATGCGGATGCGCCGGAAACGCTCTGCCACGACAACGGCCCGCTGCTCCGGGCCCTGCGGCAGCGCGGACTGACCGTGCACACCGGGCTGCTGCGCGGCTCCGACCACGTCGTACGCGGCGCGGAGCGGGCCGCGCTGCATGCCGCGGGTGCGGTCGCGGTGGACATGGAATCCGCCGTGACCCTCCGGGTGGCCCGGCGCGCCGGCATCCGTCCGGTTGCGGCCGTCCGGGTGGTCGTGGACGCTCCAGAACATGAACTCGTACGCATCGGCACGGTGCGCGGTGGAATATCGGCCTTCCGCGTGCTGCGCTCCGTACTTCCTGTTTTCTTCGAATGGCACCGTTCTTTGCTGCTCCCCTGGAGGTGA